The genome window TAACTTGGTACAAACTATTTTCTAAATCTGTCCGTACAAATTATAACGATCAGGTAAACTCGAAAGTTATTCAAGAAACAATTTTGCACAGCGCTATTGACAACCTTAATTAATGTACTTTTGAAGTACAGggtctacaaaaaaaaaattaataacaataatcataattattataataaagaaaGCGTAGTTATCATATTGCAGCAAACATTCAATATGTTTTTCTTGACTTGGTGCTTGGTTTTAAATGTTCtcatttttaccaaaaaatggaagaaataACGAAGAGCTACGATGCAAACACACATAGAATACATTTCAAAGCATGTATATTCGCCAAGATCAGGCAAAAGTGACATCGAGATATCTGATCTTGAACAAAGATATTCAAACATATTACGCATATACatctatatatgtgtatattagTTTGCATACTATGTATGGTTATGGGATTATCAGGTTATCAGTTTATCAGGTTATTGAATTATCGGATTATGGATTTTTGGGTTGCTTTTCAACTCAAAACTGAAATGGCGGCGCGTCGCGACAGGTGTGTGCGTCCATTGGCGTTATGACCACGTGCAGGGAGAGCGTATTGCGCTCATTTCCAGTCAGATGGGGACTCAAGTAGCGTGACGTATGCTCGAGCTCCTCGTACGGTAACAAGTTATCCAAATTGATGACTCTCGACTGATCGGAAAAGTATTCCGTTCGCTCCACAACAGTCCGTATATGTGGAATCTCGTTCTGTATGCCAACGATGAGCACGGCAATCTGTTGATGAGttcgatttaaattataaatgcatttgcagttcaaaatttattcatgGACTACGCACCTTGAAACGTTTCTCCTCAATATTTTGATGTTTGCATGTGACTCTCAGTCGCACCGTGTTCAGTGAGCAACCGGGCACATCCTCGCCACAAACCATTTTGGCCTTGTTGTACTTTACTCCGCGCGGAAAGAATTCAATTTCCCAAGTCATGCAAGGATCTGAACAAAGAAAATCATTTGATAACATTAGATAGCAATAATTCTTaggaataataaatatgattatgattttttaaataatataatacatacatataagacAAGCCCAAATGCATAtggttaagatatttcaaaaaacaaaaacttttacgTACTAACAACttattttcgactgagcgtaCTTATGGACtgatttgaactaaatttgTTCAGTATAAAAGCAGTCTAGATGCATATTCTGCtggattggttgagatatctcagatTATAAAGAAGCTTTTCATACTAGAACTTGTCGATTTGTGGTTCGatcaaaaactaaacaaaaattgatcTGCTCACGGAATTCAGAAACCTACAGtgtctgagatcgacgcgatcaagcagacggacagacggacggacatatTTAGCCATGTCATGTCGACTGTTGATactaatcaaatataaatatactttagtGGGCAAGACTCTCTTTGCATtagttaaaaatgtaaatgaagttcttatttaataatttttttaagatcgAGAAATTAAATCCTTTTACAGGATAAGGCtcttacaacaacaataaattgagTTTATCCCATTCATCTACGTTACTTTTtagatttgatttgtttaaacTAAACTCGTTATGaaggtaaattagtttatcaaTTGTCCAAGAACTCACCGTCTTCAGTCTCGGCGATATGACGTTGCGAAAAGAAGCAGGTTACATAGTTTTTATAGTCCTCAATCTGTGTAAAGTTGGGCACATCGATGCCAACGCTCCACGTGTCGTTCCAGTAGAGTCTTGGTGTGAATTGCAGTTCCCCACATTCGGAGCTGCGAACCTCACGGACGCGATCTTCCTGCCCGGACTGATAGCTCAAGCCAATGGCCGTGCGCTCCACGAGAAACTCCTTGTGGTACTCAACCAGTGGGACAAACAATAGATGGGCCAGCTCACGCGGCGTCATCATGCCGAACCGTATGTGCATGACAGTCTGCTCGATAATTTCCATAAAGCTGCTGATCTTCCTCTCGGCGCTCATGGTGGGCGTGGCCTCGATTAGCTCGCGCCTATGCAGCAGCCACGTCTGCAATATGGTAAACAATTTGTACTCACTGGTGATAACAAGGTCGTTCTGCTGAAGTAGCAGCTGCAATATGGCCGGATCCATATCCACAAAATCCTTTGAGTCGGCCACCATTCCCAGGTTCCATTTAAGAAAACGCTTCAGCGTCTCAGTGAGATCATTATGTGTGGGCGTAAACGACAGCGTATATTGTAGCCAAGACACCAGATATCCACTGGTCGCCGCTTTGGCCACATGCTTCATCATATATCCCACACACAGTTCGATGAGATCCCGCACATTGTATTTGTCGGACAATGCCAGCATTGGCATCACCGTCTGCAGTGTGACCTCAATGTGGCCCACATACaagtatttaataaactgTGGAAACACCGCCGAGCAGCAGGCTTCCTCGTGAAGCTCAATCACGTGCTTGCTGCTCTCGTTCCACTGCGGATTCATGAGCATTACTTGAAAGACATCGCTGCTGGCGCATAGTATGACTCGATGTGCCGGATACTCTTTCCCATCCACCAGCAGCACAATGTCCGACATCAACTGATCCGCATAGAGATGTGCAATCTTATTGAGCACACTGTTTGCATCAATCATCTGTACATatgtttcataaataaaacaaaaaacaaaacagacatTTGCATATAAGCAGATGATTAgggtattaaataaatgtgcatACTCACGGTGCTAGCGCCATCCTGGGCTTCGTCTGTTTCCAAGCACTTGCGCCGCTTGGCGTCCTGGTCATCATTGGCGCCGTTTGTTGcactgttattgttactgttactggTGCCAGCGCCAGCGCCAGCATCACCTGCACCTCCACCACCGCCTCCAGGACCTGGGCCAGGGCcgccaccaccagcagcagcaccaccgcAAGCTGCAGCACCGCCAGCACCAACACCAgctgcaccaccaccaccagctcCAGCAGAGGCAGCTGCACCACCGTTACTGTTTGCGTTCATAAAAAAACTTTGCACGCGCTTGCAGTCAACGTCTATATAGCTGAACAAATCACCTGTCACACTGTTCAACTCCAAATGAATTGATCTGGCAGCTCTGTCTATGCCTACTACTGCATCACTCGTGCACGAGCTACGGAGGACATGCCCAACATGTTAACATCAGTTAACATTTATTTCCTGCAAAtggaaaacaacaaattgcgtttgtgtgtgcgctgccaacttagctgttttatagctagctctggctattttcaaaattcgtttgctggaaatctggctattttactattcatatatttggtaaaattactaagcaaataacctttAGGAAACTCAAAAGGACGGTTATTTTTTTACAGGTCCATATTAAATTTCACCCGTGGACCCAATGTCTGACGTTTTGTATGGACACTTTCGTTGTATTAAATGAgttctctataggttatttgcttagtggtaaaactgtgcaaagtgccc of Drosophila innubila isolate TH190305 chromosome X, UK_Dinn_1.0, whole genome shotgun sequence contains these proteins:
- the LOC117792890 gene encoding BTB/POZ domain-containing protein 17, which codes for MNANSNGGAAASAGAGGGGAAGVGAGGAAACGGAAAGGGGPGPGPGGGGGGAGDAGAGAGTSNSNNNSATNGANDDQDAKRRKCLETDEAQDGASTMIDANSVLNKIAHLYADQLMSDIVLLVDGKEYPAHRVILCASSDVFQVMLMNPQWNESSKHVIELHEEACCSAVFPQFIKYLYVGHIEVTLQTVMPMLALSDKYNVRDLIELCVGYMMKHVAKAATSGYLVSWLQYTLSFTPTHNDLTETLKRFLKWNLGMVADSKDFVDMDPAILQLLLQQNDLVITSEYKLFTILQTWLLHRRELIEATPTMSAERKISSFMEIIEQTVMHIRFGMMTPRELAHLLFVPLVEYHKEFLVERTAIGLSYQSGQEDRVREVRSSECGELQFTPRLYWNDTWSVGIDVPNFTQIEDYKNYVTCFFSQRHIAETEDDPCMTWEIEFFPRGVKYNKAKMVCGEDVPGCSLNTVRLRVTCKHQNIEEKRFKIAVLIVGIQNEIPHIRTVVERTEYFSDQSRVINLDNLLPYEELEHTSRYLSPHLTGNERNTLSLHVVITPMDAHTCRDAPPFQF